Proteins encoded within one genomic window of Funiculus sociatus GB2-C1:
- a CDS encoding glycosyltransferase family 4 protein: MNILMLSSTFPYPPSRGGTEIRTFNLLKYLHQRHNITLVTQRHSGVSDAEVEELRQWVSDLVIFPIPAEPKGGLLGKVGRFTESLVKGTPPNVLHRYSPEMQAWVDTYVKAGKCDAITCEHSVNEIYVRPEFRNSVRTVVDIHSSVYGWSKNHLEMGASPNALRDRLYLSILYSYEKRYCTKFSNIVVTTEDDRQQMLQFNPAAEIRVIPNGVDLELFPYRPKDPGGHQLVFVGAMDASHNIDAARFFTLEVLPELQKRYPDATFSIVGARPTPEVKALSDRLGVIVTGKVSSMAEQLHSASVCVVPLRTGFGIKNKTLEAMAAGVPVVGSDRGLEGLAVEGEGVPLRALRANGVREYVDAIARLFEDAQLREELSKNGRSLVETEYTWESAGSRYEQVLIS, translated from the coding sequence ATGAATATTTTAATGCTTTCTTCAACGTTTCCCTATCCGCCTAGCCGGGGGGGAACCGAGATTAGAACCTTTAACTTGTTAAAATACCTGCACCAGCGTCATAACATCACACTGGTAACGCAACGCCACAGCGGAGTATCAGATGCAGAAGTAGAAGAACTTCGTCAGTGGGTAAGCGACTTGGTGATTTTTCCGATTCCTGCGGAACCAAAAGGTGGATTATTGGGGAAAGTGGGACGCTTTACAGAATCACTGGTTAAGGGAACGCCGCCAAACGTTTTGCATCGCTACTCACCAGAAATGCAAGCTTGGGTGGATACCTATGTCAAAGCTGGGAAGTGTGACGCAATTACCTGCGAACATAGCGTAAATGAAATCTACGTTCGCCCGGAATTTCGCAATTCAGTGCGGACGGTGGTAGATATTCATAGTTCCGTTTATGGCTGGAGTAAAAACCATCTGGAAATGGGGGCTTCTCCTAATGCTTTGCGCGATCGCTTGTATCTCTCAATCTTGTACAGTTATGAGAAACGCTACTGCACTAAATTTTCTAACATTGTAGTCACTACAGAGGACGATCGGCAGCAAATGCTCCAGTTTAATCCTGCTGCTGAAATTAGGGTAATTCCTAATGGCGTTGATCTAGAGTTGTTTCCCTATCGTCCTAAAGATCCCGGTGGACACCAGCTAGTATTTGTGGGGGCGATGGATGCTTCCCATAATATTGACGCGGCACGGTTTTTTACCTTAGAAGTCTTGCCAGAACTGCAAAAGCGTTATCCTGATGCCACATTTAGTATTGTAGGAGCCAGACCAACGCCTGAAGTCAAGGCACTCTCGGATCGCTTGGGGGTAATAGTTACGGGTAAAGTCTCCTCGATGGCAGAACAGTTACACTCCGCAAGTGTTTGTGTTGTCCCGCTACGCACGGGGTTTGGGATAAAAAATAAAACTCTAGAGGCGATGGCTGCTGGGGTGCCTGTGGTGGGAAGCGATCGCGGTTTGGAAGGATTAGCAGTTGAGGGTGAAGGCGTACCTTTACGGGCGTTACGCGCTAACGGGGTACGAGAATATGTGGATGCGATCGCGCGACTTTTTGAAGATGCCCAGTTACGAGAAGAGTTGTCGAAAAATGGGCGATCGCTTGTAGAAACAGAGTATACCTGGGAAAGTGCTGGATCGCGTTATGAACAAGTCTTAATTTCTTAA
- a CDS encoding Rho termination factor N-terminal domain-containing protein has translation MKLSTSLVAVKKINSNVARSEFLEDELNRTAELILKAEGIINPPVIRRTSLESYEVVNGHFEYYAAVKAREIDPRKGEMIGAFIIESENEKVLMDQVEVLRNREFNNESPVADTQPLNTVESSKEVIQIESILPEIENLIDKKLEQISSRLSEQNEELLREQVEVLRSREINNESPVADIQPSNTVESSREVIQIESILPEIDKLIDRKLELISNKISKHIDEFVKKIEPILNKPVKVEIKKGDTPPEPDYTEMTVPELKARAKKRNIKGFSGMNKAQLIAALKKADASQS, from the coding sequence ATGAAATTATCTACTTCGCTCGTAGCAGTAAAAAAAATTAACTCTAATGTTGCACGTTCAGAATTTTTAGAGGATGAGTTAAATAGGACTGCTGAGTTAATTTTAAAAGCTGAAGGTATTATTAATCCCCCAGTTATTCGCAGAACCAGTCTGGAATCCTATGAGGTAGTTAATGGACACTTTGAATACTACGCCGCTGTTAAGGCTCGTGAGATAGATCCTCGTAAAGGGGAAATGATTGGAGCTTTCATTATTGAATCAGAAAATGAGAAAGTTCTCATGGATCAGGTTGAAGTCCTGAGAAACCGAGAATTTAATAATGAGTCACCAGTTGCTGACACACAGCCTTTAAATACGGTTGAATCATCAAAGGAGGTAATACAAATTGAAAGTATATTGCCAGAAATTGAGAACTTGATAGATAAGAAGCTTGAGCAGATTAGCAGCAGGCTCAGTGAACAAAATGAGGAACTTCTCAGGGAGCAGGTTGAAGTTCTGAGAAGTCGAGAAATTAATAATGAGTCACCAGTTGCTGACATACAGCCTTCAAATACGGTTGAATCATCAAGGGAGGTAATACAAATTGAAAGCATATTGCCCGAAATTGATAAGTTGATAGATAGAAAGCTTGAGCTGATTAGCAACAAAATCAGTAAACATATTGATGAATTTGTTAAAAAAATTGAACCAATCCTGAATAAGCCAGTAAAAGTAGAAATCAAGAAAGGTGATACGCCTCCGGAACCGGACTACACTGAAATGACAGTTCCGGAGCTAAAAGCGCGCGCAAAAAAACGGAATATCAAGGGATTTTCAGGTATGAATAAAGCTCAACTCATTGCAGCTCTTAAAAAAGCTGATGCAAGTCAAAGTTAA
- a CDS encoding AAA family ATPase, giving the protein MNFNPELCRNESEVESKLIVQYLLPQLGYTPENWHQEIAVGSIRLDFLAFAAQVVPFVLDDNSPLSVVMEAKHPNQNLNRHTGRLKRYLTSLNVEYGLLTNGKELRIYQKFQDDIQLVFNCSGREISSRIDEIKTLIGRDSLKEKPTEIEHIQINPNENQIATSEKSPANPSIEVTNVQADSINSQPQSSELIKEKRRHTVKTIAIYHNKGGVGKTTTVVNLAAAIRKKGKKVLIVDLDSQANTTFAAGLAKFDDEELDEVKDCNVRHLLQSEEFYPINEVAKKSQYTNPEIDVLPSHISLMQYETELNQQDSSKIMLLQKLKAVEGQYDVVIIDTPPSLNLYARIALITADYLIIPSDLKPFANQGLVNVKDFVKTINGYRKFLNKPPIEILGVLPCKISTNSRFGQYTLPKRLEVIPKRYNLKIMESVIYEREELAKCTERMQIVGNMEIPDPISVLDFKPDSLAAKEFELLAKEVLQEIGLTA; this is encoded by the coding sequence TTGAACTTTAATCCTGAGCTTTGCCGCAACGAGAGCGAAGTAGAAAGTAAACTCATAGTTCAATATCTGCTGCCACAGCTAGGATACACTCCAGAAAATTGGCATCAAGAGATTGCCGTTGGCAGCATTCGATTAGACTTCTTGGCATTTGCAGCGCAAGTTGTTCCATTTGTGTTGGATGACAACTCGCCGTTAAGTGTTGTGATGGAGGCAAAGCATCCTAATCAAAACTTAAATAGACATACTGGTAGACTCAAGCGCTACTTAACGAGTTTAAATGTAGAATATGGATTGTTAACAAATGGTAAGGAACTCAGAATTTACCAGAAATTTCAGGATGATATTCAGCTAGTATTTAACTGTTCCGGTAGAGAAATTAGCTCTAGAATAGACGAAATAAAAACTCTCATTGGTAGAGACAGCTTAAAAGAGAAACCTACTGAAATCGAACATATCCAGATTAATCCCAATGAGAACCAAATCGCTACCTCTGAAAAATCACCAGCAAACCCTTCGATTGAAGTAACAAACGTACAAGCGGATTCAATTAATTCTCAGCCCCAATCTAGTGAACTTATTAAAGAGAAAAGGCGACATACTGTGAAGACAATAGCAATTTACCACAACAAAGGCGGCGTAGGCAAGACAACAACCGTAGTCAACCTAGCCGCCGCTATCAGAAAGAAAGGCAAAAAAGTCCTTATTGTTGACTTAGATAGCCAAGCTAATACTACCTTTGCAGCAGGTTTAGCAAAATTTGATGATGAAGAACTAGATGAGGTAAAAGATTGCAATGTTCGTCATCTATTACAGTCAGAAGAGTTTTATCCTATAAACGAAGTTGCTAAGAAATCTCAGTATACTAACCCAGAAATTGATGTGTTGCCTTCCCACATCAGTTTAATGCAATACGAAACTGAGCTAAATCAACAAGATTCTAGTAAAATAATGCTTTTGCAAAAACTAAAAGCAGTAGAAGGTCAATATGATGTTGTAATCATTGATACGCCACCATCTTTAAACCTTTATGCCAGAATTGCCTTAATTACAGCTGACTATCTAATTATTCCTTCGGATCTAAAACCGTTTGCTAATCAAGGGTTAGTAAACGTCAAAGATTTTGTTAAAACAATTAATGGGTATAGAAAATTTCTCAATAAGCCACCCATTGAAATATTAGGTGTTCTTCCTTGTAAAATATCTACTAATTCCAGGTTTGGACAATATACCTTACCAAAGCGCTTAGAGGTAATTCCCAAACGCTACAATTTGAAAATAATGGAAAGCGTTATTTATGAAAGAGAGGAACTGGCAAAATGTACCGAAAGAATGCAGATTGTAGGTAATATGGAAATACCAGATCCAATATCGGTACTTGATTTTAAGCCAGATTCTCTCGCAGCCAAGGAATTTGAGTTACTAGCAAAAGAAGTTTTGCAAGAAATAGGACTAACTGCATGA
- a CDS encoding HHL1-like protein: protein MTTNSGFGKAKTSKKPTKSASKRTQASKQYDKLKSDGVPEFNIYIRTQGKKNWYPAGSLAVNRTSQINQAIFQEEENLREASLRLYPVLRKNKSQLEYGYRLKGSEFADEPIEVAVPQEPVLPNFFQSTFDKVKNSFSGLFKRG from the coding sequence ATGACAACTAATAGTGGATTCGGCAAAGCCAAGACAAGCAAAAAACCAACCAAATCCGCCTCTAAACGCACTCAAGCCTCCAAGCAGTACGACAAATTGAAGTCGGACGGCGTACCAGAATTTAATATATACATTCGCACTCAGGGTAAAAAGAACTGGTATCCAGCGGGTTCTCTAGCAGTAAATCGCACCAGCCAGATTAATCAAGCCATCTTTCAAGAAGAGGAGAACTTGCGCGAAGCCTCCTTACGCCTGTATCCAGTGCTACGCAAGAATAAAAGCCAATTGGAATATGGCTATCGTCTCAAAGGTTCTGAATTTGCAGATGAGCCGATTGAGGTTGCGGTTCCTCAAGAGCCAGTTTTACCTAACTTCTTCCAATCGACTTTCGATAAGGTGAAGAACAGCTTCTCTGGTTTGTTCAAGCGCGGTTAA
- a CDS encoding ParA family protein, giving the protein MGYVIATVNMKGGVGKTTLSVNLATCLAKTYGKRVLVVDLDTQISATLSLMSPQDFGKSRKEKRTLRQLVYKAIRPEIPSKLSIQDIIQPYVCTVKGLDLLPGDIDLYDEFLVSEMLHEKAMNGDNNNFIEVWNNFERELIRGILEPIIKDYDFIILDCAPGYNLLTRSGIVASNFYLLPARPEPLSVVGIQLLERRINKLKESHGTESLLNLRMMGIVFIMSGNILSGRYYQQVMQRVSEDFTPTQIFKTRIPMDVNVSKAVDSFTPVVISNPSSSGSKAFIKLTQEFLQKLQVSSGTYKTPESKINLSDLD; this is encoded by the coding sequence ATGGGATATGTCATTGCAACGGTAAACATGAAAGGCGGTGTCGGTAAGACGACTCTCAGCGTCAACTTGGCGACTTGTTTAGCCAAAACTTATGGGAAGCGGGTTTTAGTTGTCGATCTAGACACCCAAATCAGCGCTACGCTCAGCCTAATGTCGCCACAAGACTTTGGCAAGAGCCGGAAAGAAAAGCGCACATTAAGGCAACTGGTTTACAAAGCAATTAGACCAGAAATTCCCAGCAAGTTGTCAATTCAAGATATCATTCAACCTTACGTTTGCACAGTCAAAGGACTCGATTTATTACCGGGAGACATTGACCTCTACGATGAATTTTTAGTTTCCGAAATGCTCCATGAAAAAGCGATGAATGGGGACAACAATAACTTCATCGAAGTCTGGAATAACTTTGAAAGGGAATTAATCAGAGGAATTTTAGAGCCGATTATTAAAGACTATGATTTCATTATTTTGGACTGCGCTCCCGGCTATAACCTCTTGACTCGTAGCGGTATCGTTGCCAGTAATTTTTACTTGCTACCCGCTAGACCAGAACCCCTATCAGTAGTAGGAATTCAGCTACTGGAAAGACGGATCAACAAATTAAAAGAAAGTCATGGCACTGAGAGTCTGCTGAATCTGCGAATGATGGGAATCGTCTTCATTATGTCGGGGAATATACTTAGCGGCAGATATTACCAGCAAGTTATGCAGCGAGTCAGCGAGGACTTTACTCCCACTCAAATTTTCAAAACCAGAATCCCAATGGATGTTAATGTTTCCAAAGCTGTTGACAGTTTTACACCAGTAGTTATCTCAAATCCAAGTTCGTCTGGCTCCAAAGCCTTTATCAAGTTAACGCAGGAATTTTTACAGAAGCTACAGGTTTCTAGCGGTACCTATAAAACCCCAGAAAGCAAAATAAATTTATCCGACTTGGATTAA